A single genomic interval of Rhododendron vialii isolate Sample 1 chromosome 3a, ASM3025357v1 harbors:
- the LOC131319299 gene encoding UDP-galactose/UDP-glucose transporter 7 isoform X1: MDSRVYSNTNMAPYLSLFAALSYGVASMAMVFINKAVLMQYAYSMTLLTFQQGVTTLLIHCGRVMGYTKAKGINFATAKKLILVSLFYNANVAFALASLKGVNIPMYIAIKRLTPLAVLVAGFFSGKGRPSKQVTLSVILTAAGVVVAALGDFSFDLVGYSMAFTSVFFQTMYLVLVEKSGAEDGLSSIEIMFYNSFLSLPFLLFLIIATGEFPNSLTVLFAKSTLSFSVIVILSLVMGIVLNYTMFLCTIVNSALTTTIVGVLKGVGSTTLGFFMLGGVEVHALNVTGLAINTAGGVWYSYAKYQQKQNKPKLISDVESHGR; this comes from the exons ATGGACAGTCGCGTGTATTCTAATACTAACATGGCTCCGTATTTGAG TTTATTTGCTGCCTTATCTTATGGAGTTGCTTCAATGGCCATGGTTTTCATCAACAAAGCAGTTCTCATGCAGTATGCATACTCAATGACTCTCCTCACTTTCCAG CAAGGGGTAACAACGTTGCTTATACACTGCGGTCGAGTGATGGGATACACAAAAGCTAAAGGAATCAACTTTGCGACTGCGAAAAAACTCATCCTAGTTTCATTATTCTACAATGCAAATGTGGCATTTGCTTTAGCAAGCTTGAAAGGAGTAAATATACCAATGTATATTGCTATAAAAAGACTTACACCACTTGCTGTGTTAGTTGCTGGATTTTTTTCTGGAAAGGGGAGACCATCAAAACAG GTCACTCTTTCAGTAATATTGACTGCTGCTGGTGTTGTTGTTGCGGCACTAGGAGACTTTTCTTTTGACCTTGTTGGATATAGCATGGCCTTTACTTCTGTCTTCTTCCAG ACCATGTACCTTGTTTTGGTGGAGAAGTCTGGTGCTGAGGATGGGCTTTCATCAATTGAGATCATGTTTTACAACAGCTTTTTGTCATTACCTTTTTTGCTATTTCTCATCATAGCGACTGGAGAGTTTCCAAATTCTTTGACTGTATTATTTGCTAAG AGTACATTATCATTTTCGGTGATTGTTATTCTCTCACTGGTGATGGGCATAGTTCTCAACTACACCATGTTCTTGTGTACCATTGTCAACTCAGCTCTAACAACCACTATCGTCGGGGTCCTCAAGGGGGTTGGATCAACA ACACTTGGATTTTTCATGCTGGGAGGAGTGGAAGTGCATGCTTTGAATGTAACTGGATTGGCTATCAACACAGCGGGCGGCGTGTGGTATTCATATGCCAAATATCAGCAAAAGCAGAACAAGCCAAAGCTCATCTCAGATGTCGAGTCTCATGGGAGGTGA
- the LOC131319299 gene encoding UDP-galactose/UDP-glucose transporter 7 isoform X2, translated as MDSRVYSNTNMAPYLSLFAALSYGVASMAMVFINKAVLMQYAYSMTLLTFQQGVTTLLIHCGRVMGYTKAKGINFATAKKLILVSLFYNANVAFALASLKGVNIPMYIAIKRLTPLAVLVAGFFSGKGRPSKQVTLSVILTAAGVVVAALGDFSFDLVGYSMAFTSVFFQSTLSFSVIVILSLVMGIVLNYTMFLCTIVNSALTTTIVGVLKGVGSTTLGFFMLGGVEVHALNVTGLAINTAGGVWYSYAKYQQKQNKPKLISDVESHGR; from the exons ATGGACAGTCGCGTGTATTCTAATACTAACATGGCTCCGTATTTGAG TTTATTTGCTGCCTTATCTTATGGAGTTGCTTCAATGGCCATGGTTTTCATCAACAAAGCAGTTCTCATGCAGTATGCATACTCAATGACTCTCCTCACTTTCCAG CAAGGGGTAACAACGTTGCTTATACACTGCGGTCGAGTGATGGGATACACAAAAGCTAAAGGAATCAACTTTGCGACTGCGAAAAAACTCATCCTAGTTTCATTATTCTACAATGCAAATGTGGCATTTGCTTTAGCAAGCTTGAAAGGAGTAAATATACCAATGTATATTGCTATAAAAAGACTTACACCACTTGCTGTGTTAGTTGCTGGATTTTTTTCTGGAAAGGGGAGACCATCAAAACAG GTCACTCTTTCAGTAATATTGACTGCTGCTGGTGTTGTTGTTGCGGCACTAGGAGACTTTTCTTTTGACCTTGTTGGATATAGCATGGCCTTTACTTCTGTCTTCTTCCAG AGTACATTATCATTTTCGGTGATTGTTATTCTCTCACTGGTGATGGGCATAGTTCTCAACTACACCATGTTCTTGTGTACCATTGTCAACTCAGCTCTAACAACCACTATCGTCGGGGTCCTCAAGGGGGTTGGATCAACA ACACTTGGATTTTTCATGCTGGGAGGAGTGGAAGTGCATGCTTTGAATGTAACTGGATTGGCTATCAACACAGCGGGCGGCGTGTGGTATTCATATGCCAAATATCAGCAAAAGCAGAACAAGCCAAAGCTCATCTCAGATGTCGAGTCTCATGGGAGGTGA